CTGATGAAGTCGGAGAAGTGGTAACACTTGGAGATGGTATTGCATTAGTTAGTGGTTTAGATAATGCAAAATTAGGTGAATTAGTGGACTTTGGACACAATGTTTTTGGTATGGTTTTAAATCTTGAAGAAGAATTAGTTGGTGTTGTTATTATGGGGGATGATAAGTACATTTCAGAAGGTACTATTGTAAAAACAACAAATCATGTTATTTCTACTCCAGTTGGAGATGAACTTTTAGGAAGAGTAGTAGATGCTTTAGCTAATCCAATTGATGGAAAAGGTGAAATTAACGCACAAAGATATTCAGAAATATTTAAAGTAGCTCCCGGAATAATGACAAGAAAATCTGTTGACCAGCCACTTGAAACAGGAATTTTAGCAATCGATGCAATGGTTCCTATCGGTAAAGGACAACGTGAACTTATTATAGGTGATAGACAAACTGGTAAAACAGCAATAGCAATAGATACAATAATAAACCAAAAAGGTAAAGGAATATACTGTATTTATGTTGCTATAGGACAAAAAAATTCAACAGTTTCACAAATAGTTGAAAATCTTAAAGAAAATGATGCATTAGAATATACAACAATCATTAATGCAAGTGCTTCTGAAAAAGCACCTCTTCAATATATAGCACCTTATACTGGAATTACCATAGCTGAAGAATGAATGTCTAAAGGTAAAGATGTTTTAATAATTTATGATGATTTATCAAAACATGCAGTTGCTTATAGAACACTTTCATTACTTTTAAGAAGACCTCCCGGACGTGAGGCATACCCTGGAGATGTTTTTTACTTACACTCACAACTTTTAGAACGTTCAGCTAGATTAAATGAAGAATATGGTGGTGGTTCATCTACTGCCTTGCCAATAATTGAAACTCAATCAGGTGATATATCTGCATATATTCCTACAAATGTTATTTCAATTACTGATGGACAAATTTTTACTAAAGAATCACTATTTAATAGCGGTCAAAGACCAGCAGTTGATGTTGGATTTAGTGTTAGTCGTGTTGGGGGTAGTGCACAAATAAAGGCTATGAAACAAGTATCAAGTTCATTAAAACTTGAATTAGCACAATATAATGAAATGTTAGCTTTTGCTCAATTTGGTAGTGATCTTGATGAAACCACACAGAGAATTTTAGAACATGGTGCAAAAGTATATGAATTTTTAAAACAACCACAATACTCACCATATTCACAAATATTTCAATCAATTATGTTATTTTGTATTAAACACAAATTAACAAACCCATTACCTAAAGAATATATTCAAGATTTTAAGGACGATTTAGAAACGTTTTTCAAACAAGATAAAACAGCGATAAACTTATTAATCAAGTTAACTGAAAAAAATGCATATGATAAATTAATAGAAAAAGAATTAATAATCTTATTAAAAGACTTTATTATGTCATTTATTAAGAAAATTCCAAACTATGATCCTAAAGCACATCCTGGTTTTATTAAAGGAAACGAATAGTAATGGCTGATTTATTAAAAATTAAACAAAGAATTAATTCAGTTACTACAACAAAAAAAATAACCAAAGCAATGCAACTTGTTGCAACTGCCAAGTTGGGTAGAACTAAAAATAGCTATGACAATATAATAAATTATTATTCAAGTGTAAAAAATGTTTTTAATAACTTACTTTTACACTCTGAGGATATTGAAAATATTATTAATAAAAAACACAAACAAACTAATGAAATTCCCAAAACTTTATATATCGTTATTGGCTCAGATTTAGGTTTATGTGGTGCTTATAATGCTTTTTTAGTTAAACAGGTTAAAGAAATAATTGATAAAGACTCACTTTTAATCACTCTTGGAACAAAAATAATTAACTCTTTAAAAAAATATGA
The nucleotide sequence above comes from Mycoplasma zalophi. Encoded proteins:
- the atpA gene encoding F0F1 ATP synthase subunit alpha, with amino-acid sequence MSLKPNDLSLIIKKQIKNFSKEITTDEVGEVVTLGDGIALVSGLDNAKLGELVDFGHNVFGMVLNLEEELVGVVIMGDDKYISEGTIVKTTNHVISTPVGDELLGRVVDALANPIDGKGEINAQRYSEIFKVAPGIMTRKSVDQPLETGILAIDAMVPIGKGQRELIIGDRQTGKTAIAIDTIINQKGKGIYCIYVAIGQKNSTVSQIVENLKENDALEYTTIINASASEKAPLQYIAPYTGITIAEEWMSKGKDVLIIYDDLSKHAVAYRTLSLLLRRPPGREAYPGDVFYLHSQLLERSARLNEEYGGGSSTALPIIETQSGDISAYIPTNVISITDGQIFTKESLFNSGQRPAVDVGFSVSRVGGSAQIKAMKQVSSSLKLELAQYNEMLAFAQFGSDLDETTQRILEHGAKVYEFLKQPQYSPYSQIFQSIMLFCIKHKLTNPLPKEYIQDFKDDLETFFKQDKTAINLLIKLTEKNAYDKLIEKELIILLKDFIMSFIKKIPNYDPKAHPGFIKGNE